Proteins encoded in a region of the Larimichthys crocea isolate SSNF chromosome XVI, L_crocea_2.0, whole genome shotgun sequence genome:
- the hmx3b gene encoding homeobox protein HMX3-B: MADSDAQETRQPAKDSPFSIKNLLNIEDKPTKPKTFLGSSKGVFEGSFFSRLGDLSFPRFELPTQRIGLSAQYLERASTWWYPYTLGTHLRTAGSEKANLREASPAPDRRSPDLQKSDQDVKEESADDDIALDESDSEEPKKEIDQEDEWRRKTDELDSDRKPCRKKKTRTVFSRSQVFQLESTFDIKRYLSSSERAGLAASLHLTETQVKIWFQNRRNKWKRQLAAELEAANLSHAAAQRIVRVPILYHENGAPETAGGPAANSPGSQSLLAFPHHMYYSHPVPLLRPV; this comes from the exons ATGGCAGACTCTGATGCGCAAGAGACTCGCCAACCCGCAAAGGACTCGCCGTTCTCCATAAAGAACCTGCTGAACATTGAAGACAAACCCACAAAGCCGAAAACCTTCCTGGGCTCGTCCAAAGGAGTGTTTGAAGGCAGCTTCTTCTCTCGTCTCGGTGACTTGTCTTTCCCTCGATTTGAGTTGCCCACACAGAGAATTGGACTATCAGCGCAGTATTTGGAGAGAGCGTCTACCTGGTGGTATCCATACACGCTCGGGACTCATCTAAGGACTGCAG gGTCTGAGAAGGCCAACCTGAGAGAAGCATCACCGGCACCGGACAGGCGCTCCCCGGATCTCCAAAAAAGTGACCAAGATGTCAAAGAGGAAAGCGCCGACGACGACATCGCGCTGGATGAAAGTGACTCGGAAGAGCCCAAGAAAGAAATAGACCAGGAAGACgagtggaggagaaaaacagacgAGCTGGACTCCGACAGAAAGCCATGTCGGAAGAAGAAGACGCGCACTGTGTTTTCCAGGAGTCAGGTCTTCCAGCTAGAGTCCACCTTCGACATAAAGCGCTACCTGAGCAGCTCGGAGAGGGCAGGCCTGGCCGCGTCCCTGCACCTGAcggagacacaggtgaaaatcTGGTTTCAGAACCGGAGGAATAAGTGGAAAAGGCAGCTGGCCGCGGAGCTGGAGGCGGCCAACCTGAGCCATGCGGCGGCGCAGAGGATTGTGCGGGTTCCGATACTTTATCACGAGAACGGAGCCCCAGAAACGGCCGGGGGCCCCGCTGCAAACTCACCGGGGAGCCAGTCACTCCTGGCTTTTCCCCACCACATGTACTATTCCCACCCGGTCCCACTGCTGAGGCCTGTTTAA
- the bub3 gene encoding mitotic checkpoint protein BUB3 — translation MTGSNEYKLNQGPEDSISAVKFSPSTTQFLLVSSWDCSVRLYDVASNTMRMKYQHSAPVLDCAFYDPTHSWSGGLDAQLTTHDLNTDQDTIVGTHDAPIRCVEYCPEVNVMVTGSWDRSVRLWDPRTPCNAGTFTQPEKVYTLSVAGDRLIVGTAGRRVLVWDLRNMGYVQQRRESSLKYQTRCIRAFPNKQGYVLSSIEGRVAVEYLDPSQEVQKKKYAFKCHRLKEDGIEHVYPVNAISFHSVHNTFATGGSDGFVNIWDPFNKKRLCQFHRYPTSIASLAFNNDGTMLAIASSYMHEKGDISHPEDAIFIRQVTDAETKPKST, via the exons atgacGGGCTCAAACGAGTACAAGCTGAATCAGGGGCCGGAGGACAGCATCTCTGCTGTCAAGTTCAGCCCCAGCACAACCCAGTTCCTGCTGGTTTCCTCCTGGGACTGTTCTGTCCGTCTCTATGACGTTGCCAGTAACACCATGCGGATGAAGTACCAGCACTCGGCTCCGGTTCTCGACTGTGCTTTTTAT GACCCAACACATTCTTGGAGTGGAGGCTTAGACGCACAATTAACAACTCATGATTTGAACACAGACCAAG ATACGATAGTTGGAACACACGATGCCCCCATTCGTTGCGTGGAATACTGCCCAGAGGTCAATGTCATGGTAACAGGTAGCTGGGACAGATCAGTTCGACTGTGGGACCCAAGGACACCCTGCAATGCTGGAACCTTTACTCAGCCTGAAAAG GTTTACACGCTCTCTGTGGCTGGAGATAGGCTGATCGTTGGCACAGCTGGAAGACGAGTCCTGGTGTGGGATTTGAGGAACATGGGTTACGTCCAGCAGAGAAGAGAGTCCAGTCTCAAATATCAGACTCGCTGCATCAGAGCTTTCCCCAACAAACAG GGCTACGTCTTGAGTTCAATCGAGGGACGTGTAGCTGTGGAGTACCTGGACCCAAGCCAGGAGGTTCAGAAGAAGAAGTATGCCTTCAAGTGCCACAGGCTGAAGGAGGATGGAATTGAGCACGTTTACCCCGTCAATGCCATCTCATTTCACAGTGTTCATAACACCTTCGCCACGG GTGGTTCAGACGGCTTCGTGAACATCTGGGACCCGTTCAACAAAAAGCGCCTGTGTCAGTTCCACAGATACCCGACTAGCATCGCCTCACTGGCCTTCAATAACGACGGCACCATGCTCGCAATCGCCTCCTCCTACATGCACGAGAAGGGAGATATCAGCCACCCAGAGGACGCCATCTTCATCCGCCAAGTCACAGATGCCGAGACCAAGCCCAA